A section of the Streptomyces sp. NBC_00178 genome encodes:
- a CDS encoding branched-chain amino acid ABC transporter substrate-binding protein: protein MRHRSLIILTAVLTTGALTLTACGSRDDSGKGDKGGDSKTTVVIGVDAPLTGSLSALGQGIKNSVDLAAKTANKNNEVPGIEFKIEALDDQAVPASGQANATKLVGNKNVIGAVGPLNSGVAQSMQGVFEKADMAQVSPANTNPALSQGDNWGKGDSKRVFKTYFRTCATDVVQGKFAAQYLYNDAKKKKVYVVDDKQTYGAGLAAIFSAEFERLGGKVVGTDHVTVKETDFSSTADKVKTSGADSVYYGGQYPEGGLLSDQIKKTGAKIPTMGGDGIYDPAFISASGEANDGDFATSVGYPVEALPTAKQFIADYNAGGYKDPFAAYGGYSYDAGWAIIQAVKAVVADNDGKLPEDARAKVTEAMAKVSFDGVTGKVSFDEFGDTTNKQLTVYEVQKGAWKDVKSATFED, encoded by the coding sequence GTGCGACACCGTTCTTTGATCATCCTCACAGCAGTGCTCACCACCGGTGCCCTCACACTCACCGCCTGCGGATCGCGCGACGACAGCGGCAAGGGCGACAAGGGTGGCGACAGCAAGACCACCGTCGTCATCGGCGTCGACGCCCCGCTGACCGGATCCCTCTCCGCCCTCGGCCAGGGCATCAAGAACTCCGTGGACCTCGCGGCCAAGACCGCGAACAAGAACAACGAGGTCCCCGGCATCGAGTTCAAGATCGAAGCCCTCGACGACCAGGCCGTCCCCGCCTCCGGACAGGCCAACGCCACCAAGCTCGTCGGCAACAAGAACGTCATCGGCGCCGTCGGCCCCCTGAACTCCGGCGTCGCCCAGTCCATGCAGGGTGTCTTCGAGAAGGCCGACATGGCCCAGGTCTCCCCCGCCAACACCAACCCCGCCCTCAGCCAGGGCGACAACTGGGGCAAGGGCGACTCCAAGCGCGTCTTCAAGACGTACTTCCGCACCTGCGCCACCGACGTCGTCCAGGGCAAGTTCGCCGCCCAGTACCTGTACAACGACGCCAAGAAGAAGAAGGTCTACGTCGTCGACGACAAGCAGACCTACGGCGCCGGCCTCGCCGCCATCTTCTCCGCGGAATTCGAGCGCCTCGGCGGCAAGGTCGTCGGCACCGACCACGTCACGGTCAAGGAGACCGACTTCTCCAGCACCGCCGACAAGGTCAAGACCTCCGGCGCCGACTCCGTCTACTACGGCGGCCAGTACCCCGAGGGCGGCCTGCTCTCCGACCAGATCAAGAAGACCGGCGCCAAGATCCCCACCATGGGCGGCGACGGCATCTACGACCCCGCCTTCATCAGCGCCTCCGGTGAGGCCAACGACGGCGACTTCGCCACCTCCGTCGGCTACCCCGTCGAGGCCCTCCCGACGGCCAAGCAGTTCATCGCCGACTACAACGCCGGCGGCTACAAGGACCCGTTCGCAGCCTACGGCGGCTACTCCTACGACGCCGGATGGGCCATCATCCAGGCCGTCAAGGCCGTCGTCGCCGACAACGACGGCAAGCTCCCCGAGGACGCCCGCGCCAAGGTCACCGAGGCCATGGCCAAGGTCTCCTTCGACGGCGTGACCGGCAAGGTCTCCTTCGACGAGTTCGGTGACACCACCAACAAGCAGCTCACCGTCTACGAGGTCCAGAAGGGCGCCTGGAAGGACGTCAAGAGCGCCACGTTCGAGGACTGA
- a CDS encoding branched-chain amino acid ABC transporter permease — translation MNELPQQLANGLALGALYGLIAIGYTMVYGIVQLINFAHGEIFMIGGFGALTTYLALPSGTSLMVVIPLMIIGGAIASVAVATAAERFAYRPLRGAPRLAPLITAIGLSIVLQQLVWGFYPDAKKPRSFPEFKGESFKIFDNLYLQRADAFILVLAPLCMLALGMFVAKSRSGRAMQATAQDPDTAKLMGINTDRIIVMAFAIGAAFAAVAAVAYGLDKGQINFEMGFLLGLKAFTAAVLGGIGNIYGAMVGGVVLGLAEALSIAYIEEIPGMQQLGGGAWANVWAFVLLIVVLLVRPQGLLGERVADRA, via the coding sequence GTGAACGAACTGCCGCAACAGCTGGCGAACGGCCTCGCACTCGGCGCGCTCTATGGCCTCATAGCCATCGGGTACACCATGGTGTACGGCATCGTCCAGCTCATCAATTTCGCCCACGGCGAGATCTTCATGATCGGGGGCTTCGGCGCCCTCACCACCTACCTCGCGCTCCCCAGCGGAACCTCGCTCATGGTGGTCATACCCCTCATGATCATCGGAGGCGCCATCGCCTCCGTCGCCGTGGCGACGGCCGCGGAACGCTTCGCCTACCGCCCCCTGCGCGGCGCACCACGGCTGGCACCCCTCATCACCGCGATCGGCCTCTCGATCGTCCTCCAGCAGCTTGTCTGGGGCTTCTACCCCGACGCGAAGAAGCCGCGCAGCTTCCCCGAGTTCAAGGGCGAGTCGTTCAAGATCTTCGACAACCTCTACCTCCAGCGCGCCGACGCCTTCATCCTCGTCCTCGCCCCCCTGTGCATGCTCGCCCTCGGCATGTTCGTCGCCAAGAGCCGCAGCGGCCGCGCCATGCAAGCCACCGCACAGGACCCCGACACGGCCAAGCTCATGGGCATCAACACCGACCGCATCATCGTGATGGCCTTCGCCATCGGTGCCGCGTTCGCCGCCGTCGCAGCCGTCGCCTACGGACTCGACAAGGGCCAGATCAACTTCGAGATGGGCTTCCTCCTCGGACTCAAGGCCTTCACCGCCGCCGTCCTCGGAGGCATCGGCAACATCTACGGCGCCATGGTCGGCGGAGTCGTCCTCGGCCTCGCCGAAGCCCTCTCCATCGCCTACATCGAAGAGATCCCCGGCATGCAGCAGCTCGGCGGCGGCGCCTGGGCCAACGTCTGGGCATTCGTACTTCTCATCGTCGTCCTCCTCGTCAGGCCACAAGGCCTGCTCGGCGAGCGCGTCGCGGATCGGGCGTGA
- a CDS encoding branched-chain amino acid ABC transporter permease, with product MTTDTTTTAAVPTPADTGSRTTGLRRLTALGGIATIAATFMSWTYTDEFPGDLTVYGYPGGLQVLTLVAGALVLLYALASLDIRGLRWLAPTGTTKALQFLAIGAFATTWFTVIAIAVELGGVVNLEPGGYVAAAASAIPLVAFLLPDDTHKASRPKELPSWAEILIIVAAFATGLFVVTYGIDTEYAELFTGYMITAGFAVGALAKSGIMARLSALTTKYRSIAVAAAFVSAAAFPFTQSTDQYTLIAVNILIFATVALGLNIVVGLAGLLDLGYVAFLGVGAYTAALVSGTTASAFDVHFPFWAAVLTGAAVSLIFGVVIGAPTLRLRGDYLAIVTLGFGEIFRITVGNLDGVSGPQITNGPNGVPNIPDLVFFGYDFGESHTILGIELGGYANYYLLMLLAMILVVLVFSRAGSSRIGRAWVAIREDETAATAMGINGFRVKLIAFALGATLAGLAGTVQAHVQSTVVPEMYVFAGPVPPNSAFLLAAVILGGMGTISGPLIGATLLYMIPAKLQFLQDYQLLGFGLALILLMRFRPEGLIANRRAQLEYHETGQLDTPEGTLPDSGVGTVKAGA from the coding sequence ATGACAACCGACACCACCACCACCGCCGCCGTCCCCACCCCCGCCGACACCGGCTCCCGGACCACCGGCCTGCGCCGCCTCACCGCCCTCGGCGGCATCGCGACCATCGCCGCCACCTTCATGTCCTGGACCTACACCGACGAGTTCCCCGGCGACCTCACCGTCTACGGCTACCCCGGCGGCCTCCAGGTCCTCACCCTCGTCGCAGGCGCCCTCGTACTCCTGTACGCCCTCGCCTCCCTCGACATCCGAGGCCTCCGCTGGCTCGCCCCCACCGGCACCACCAAGGCCCTCCAGTTCCTCGCCATCGGCGCCTTCGCCACCACCTGGTTCACCGTCATCGCCATCGCGGTCGAACTCGGCGGAGTCGTCAACCTGGAACCCGGCGGCTACGTCGCCGCAGCCGCCTCCGCCATCCCCCTCGTCGCCTTCCTGCTCCCCGACGACACCCACAAGGCATCCCGCCCCAAGGAACTCCCCTCCTGGGCCGAGATCCTCATCATCGTCGCGGCCTTCGCGACCGGCCTCTTCGTCGTCACCTACGGCATCGACACCGAATACGCCGAACTCTTCACCGGCTACATGATCACCGCAGGCTTCGCCGTCGGCGCCCTGGCCAAGTCCGGCATCATGGCCCGGCTCTCCGCCCTCACCACCAAATACCGCTCCATCGCCGTAGCCGCCGCGTTCGTCTCCGCCGCCGCGTTCCCCTTCACCCAGAGCACCGACCAGTACACCCTCATCGCGGTCAACATCCTCATCTTCGCGACCGTCGCACTCGGGCTCAACATCGTCGTCGGCCTCGCCGGACTCCTCGACCTCGGATACGTCGCCTTCCTCGGCGTCGGCGCCTACACCGCCGCCCTCGTCTCAGGCACCACCGCATCCGCCTTCGACGTCCACTTCCCCTTCTGGGCCGCCGTCCTCACCGGAGCCGCCGTCTCCCTGATCTTCGGCGTCGTCATCGGAGCACCCACACTCCGACTGCGCGGCGACTACCTCGCCATCGTCACCCTCGGCTTCGGCGAGATCTTCCGCATCACCGTCGGCAACCTCGACGGCGTCTCCGGACCTCAGATCACCAACGGCCCCAACGGCGTACCCAACATCCCCGACCTCGTCTTCTTCGGATACGACTTCGGCGAATCCCACACGATCCTGGGAATCGAACTCGGCGGATACGCCAACTACTACCTGCTCATGCTGCTCGCGATGATCCTCGTGGTCCTCGTCTTCAGCCGCGCCGGCAGCTCCCGCATCGGCCGCGCCTGGGTCGCCATCCGCGAGGACGAGACCGCCGCCACCGCCATGGGCATCAACGGCTTCCGCGTCAAACTCATCGCCTTCGCCCTCGGCGCCACCCTCGCCGGCCTCGCCGGCACCGTCCAGGCCCACGTACAGAGCACCGTCGTCCCGGAGATGTACGTCTTCGCCGGCCCCGTACCGCCCAACTCCGCCTTCCTCCTCGCCGCGGTCATCCTCGGCGGCATGGGAACCATCAGCGGACCCCTGATCGGCGCGACCCTCCTCTACATGATCCCCGCCAAGCTGCAGTTCCTCCAGGACTACCAGCTCCTCGGCTTCGGCCTCGCACTCATCCTGCTGATGCGCTTCCGCCCCGAAGGCCTCATCGCCAACCGGCGCGCCCAGCTCGAATACCACGAGACCGGCCAACTCGACACACCCGAGGGCACACTGCCCGACTCCGGCGTCGGCACCGTGAAGGCGGGGGCGTGA
- a CDS encoding ABC transporter ATP-binding protein: MTTTTETTTTQTTTTPVLDASGVTMRFGGLTAVRDVDLKVNAGEIVGLIGPNGAGKTTFFNCLTGLYVPTEGTVRYKGTVLPPKPHLVTQAGIARTFQNIRLFANMTVLENVLVGRHTRTKEGLWSALLRGPGFKRAEAASHARAMELLEFIGLQDKADHLARNLPYGDQRKLEIARALASDPGLLLLDEPTAGMNPQETRVTEELIFAIRDMGIAVLVIEHDMRFIFNLCDRVACLVQGEKLVEGTPAVVQGDERVIAAYLGTPFEGDTTDTAENAATPAETPDTTATEAPAADDAERTTSTEGETQ; this comes from the coding sequence ATGACGACCACCACCGAAACGACCACCACCCAGACCACCACGACACCCGTGCTCGACGCCTCCGGCGTCACCATGCGCTTCGGCGGACTCACCGCCGTACGCGACGTCGACCTCAAGGTCAACGCAGGCGAGATCGTCGGACTCATCGGCCCCAACGGCGCCGGCAAGACCACCTTCTTCAACTGCCTCACCGGCCTCTACGTCCCCACCGAAGGCACGGTCCGCTACAAGGGCACCGTCCTGCCACCCAAGCCCCACCTCGTCACCCAGGCAGGAATCGCCCGCACCTTCCAGAACATCCGGCTCTTCGCCAACATGACCGTCCTGGAAAACGTCCTCGTCGGACGCCACACCAGGACCAAGGAAGGCCTCTGGTCCGCCCTCCTGCGCGGCCCCGGCTTCAAGAGGGCCGAAGCCGCGTCCCACGCACGCGCCATGGAACTCCTCGAGTTCATCGGCCTCCAGGACAAGGCCGACCACCTCGCACGCAACCTCCCCTACGGAGACCAGCGCAAGCTGGAGATCGCGCGCGCACTCGCCAGCGACCCCGGCCTCCTCCTCCTGGACGAGCCCACCGCCGGCATGAACCCCCAGGAAACCCGCGTCACCGAAGAACTCATCTTCGCCATCCGCGACATGGGCATCGCCGTACTCGTCATCGAGCACGACATGCGCTTCATCTTCAACCTCTGCGACCGCGTCGCCTGCCTCGTCCAGGGCGAAAAACTCGTCGAAGGCACACCCGCCGTCGTCCAGGGCGACGAACGCGTCATCGCCGCCTACCTCGGCACCCCCTTCGAAGGGGACACCACCGACACCGCCGAGAACGCAGCCACACCCGCGGAAACACCGGACACCACCGCAACCGAAGCCCCCGCGGCCGACGACGCGGAGCGCACCACCAGCACAGAAGGGGAAACCCAGTGA
- a CDS encoding ABC transporter ATP-binding protein, with the protein MTALLEVEDLRVAYGKIEAVKGISFTVEAGQVVTLIGTNGAGKTTTLRTLSGLLKPSGGRILFDGKPLAGIPAHKIVALGLAHSPEGRHIFPRLTIAENLQLGAFLRTDKAGIEKDIQRAYDLFPILGERRKQAAGTLSGGEQQMLAMGRALMSQPKLLMLDEPSMGLSPIMMQKIMETIVELKASGTTILLVEQNAQAALSLADQGHVMEVGKVVLSGTGADLLHDESVRKAYLGED; encoded by the coding sequence GTGACCGCACTGCTCGAGGTCGAAGACCTCAGGGTCGCCTACGGCAAGATCGAAGCCGTCAAGGGAATCTCCTTCACCGTCGAAGCCGGCCAGGTCGTCACCCTCATCGGCACCAACGGCGCCGGCAAGACCACCACCCTGCGCACCCTCTCCGGCCTCCTCAAGCCCTCCGGCGGCCGGATCCTCTTCGACGGCAAACCCCTCGCCGGCATCCCCGCCCACAAGATCGTGGCACTCGGCCTCGCCCACTCCCCCGAAGGCCGCCACATCTTCCCCCGCCTCACCATCGCCGAGAACCTCCAGCTCGGCGCCTTCCTGCGCACCGACAAAGCAGGCATCGAGAAGGACATCCAGCGCGCCTACGACCTCTTCCCCATCCTCGGGGAACGCCGCAAGCAGGCCGCCGGAACCCTCTCGGGCGGCGAACAGCAGATGCTCGCCATGGGACGCGCCCTCATGTCCCAGCCCAAACTGCTCATGCTCGACGAGCCCTCCATGGGACTCTCCCCGATCATGATGCAGAAGATCATGGAGACCATCGTCGAACTCAAGGCGTCCGGCACCACGATCCTGCTCGTCGAACAGAACGCCCAGGCCGCCCTCTCCCTCGCGGACCAGGGCCACGTCATGGAGGTCGGCAAGGTCGTCCTCTCCGGCACCGGCGCCGACCTCCTCCACGACGAGTCGGTCCGCAAGGCCTACCTCGGCGAGGACTGA
- a CDS encoding ANTAR domain-containing response regulator — protein sequence MTTPESPQPVDAADDDKSHVPPLTTRVVIAEDEALIRLDLKEMLEEEGYSVVGEAGDGQQAVELAREHRPDLVILDVKMPVLDGISAAEKIAEESIAPVLMLTAFSQRDLVERARDAGAMAYLVKPFSKSDVVPAIEMAVSRFAELKALEGEIADLSQRLETRKLVDRAKSILQTDYGLSEPAAFRWIQKTSMDRRMSMQQLAEALIEDAEEKKKSAE from the coding sequence GTGACCACCCCCGAGTCGCCCCAGCCCGTAGACGCCGCCGACGACGACAAGTCGCACGTCCCGCCGCTGACGACCCGCGTCGTCATCGCCGAGGACGAGGCGCTCATCCGCCTGGACCTCAAGGAGATGCTGGAGGAGGAGGGCTACTCGGTCGTCGGTGAGGCCGGGGACGGTCAGCAGGCCGTCGAGCTGGCCCGGGAGCACCGCCCGGATCTCGTGATCCTGGACGTGAAGATGCCGGTGCTGGACGGGATCTCGGCCGCGGAGAAGATCGCCGAGGAGTCGATCGCCCCGGTTCTGATGCTGACGGCGTTCTCGCAGCGGGATCTGGTGGAGCGGGCCCGGGACGCCGGGGCGATGGCGTATCTGGTGAAGCCGTTCAGCAAGAGCGATGTGGTGCCGGCGATCGAGATGGCGGTGTCGCGGTTCGCGGAGCTGAAGGCGCTGGAGGGTGAGATCGCGGATCTCTCGCAGCGGCTGGAGACGCGGAAGCTGGTGGACCGGGCGAAGAGCATTCTGCAGACGGATTACGGGCTGTCGGAGCCTGCCGCGTTCCGCTGGATCCAGAAGACGTCGATGGACCGCCGGATGTCGATGCAGCAGCTGGCGGAGGCGCTGATCGAGGATGCCGAGGAGAAGAAGAAGTCGGCCGAGTAG